In Neorhizobium sp. NCHU2750, a single genomic region encodes these proteins:
- a CDS encoding transposase, giving the protein MVPVSNDTLLRVVRRRIGDRNEDLNVIGIDDFAFRRGQTYGTIVCDLERRRPVTLLPDRALDTSRTWLAEHPSISIVARDRAVAMVRP; this is encoded by the coding sequence ATGGTGCCGGTAAGTAACGACACGTTATTGCGAGTGGTTCGCCGCCGTATCGGTGATCGGAACGAAGACCTCAATGTTATAGGCATTGATGACTTTGCCTTCAGGCGAGGGCAAACCTACGGAACGATTGTCTGTGACCTCGAACGGCGCAGACCCGTTACCCTATTGCCGGATCGCGCGCTGGATACGTCTCGAACATGGCTTGCAGAGCATCCGTCGATATCGATTGTCGCTCGTGATCGGGCGGTGGCTATGGTGAGGCCATAG
- a CDS encoding transposase has protein sequence MENSSRAFLDAVGKSMRQIRQAVGSNVVDPKLLTYAEKLQYEGYLRRQETNEAVRELSKKGTSIRQIVRQTGHSRKLVRDVLRGQRLDVFRTRPSSLDSWLPWLNSRWEEGARNASALWREMKTKGFAEQSGVVSQWAQRRRLAEKANQSGLARTPSARLMTTARDDLAKSEAILVAAIEANVPELVVARTAIGDFQSMIRSKTARKLDEWLEAAKDSLVGSFAGGVEKDLNAVRNAIISPWSNGQTEGQITRMKLIKRQMYGRAKLDLLQARLIGAS, from the coding sequence ATGGAGAATTCCAGCCGGGCCTTCCTCGATGCCGTCGGCAAGTCGATGCGGCAGATCAGACAGGCGGTCGGCAGCAATGTCGTTGATCCTAAGCTTCTGACATACGCTGAGAAGCTGCAGTATGAGGGATATCTACGCCGTCAGGAAACGAACGAGGCGGTCCGAGAACTATCGAAGAAGGGAACATCGATTCGACAGATCGTGCGGCAAACCGGCCATAGCCGGAAGCTCGTTCGCGACGTTTTAAGGGGCCAGCGTCTCGACGTATTCCGAACGCGACCCAGCTCTCTGGATAGCTGGCTGCCCTGGCTTAACAGCCGCTGGGAGGAAGGGGCGCGGAACGCTTCGGCACTCTGGCGTGAGATGAAGACGAAGGGTTTTGCGGAGCAGAGCGGCGTCGTCTCGCAATGGGCGCAACGCCGACGTCTTGCGGAAAAGGCCAATCAGAGCGGGCTCGCCAGAACGCCGTCCGCTCGGCTCATGACCACCGCGCGCGACGACCTTGCAAAGTCCGAAGCGATCCTGGTGGCCGCGATCGAAGCTAACGTCCCGGAGCTTGTGGTCGCTCGTACGGCCATTGGTGACTTCCAGTCCATGATCCGCTCGAAGACAGCGCGGAAGCTCGACGAGTGGTTGGAAGCCGCTAAGGACAGCCTGGTCGGATCGTTTGCTGGCGGAGTCGAAAAAGACCTCAACGCCGTCAGGAATGCGATCATATCACCGTGGTCAAATGGGCAAACGGAAGGTCAGATCACACGCATGAAGCTCATCAAGCGCCAGATGTACGGAAGAGCAAAGCTCGATTTGCTGCAAGCAAGACTGATCGGCGCATCGTAG
- a CDS encoding S1/P1 nuclease has translation MTAFSKNKMTRFAAIMLISLWPSLSAAWSGGGHSIIAYIAESHLSAQARRGVQDLLKEENLNSIEQVANWADAMRSLKVPQQPSHALRLPLDGSPYDRKRDCGNNMCATWAIQAAINCLADAKATSEAKITALKYLVHLTGDIHQPLHASKDTGQRKVLFAGEQLSLHQVWDGGITRSLKIGNRKLAGMVDLQIPDSTVDLDPIHWAYESRDIARDEIYPELQGLPTQNGATVLPADYAERHWPTVEKRLKLAGLRLAGVLNAIYSGNASLVSQGPSPEDTEE, from the coding sequence ATGACTGCGTTCTCCAAAAACAAAATGACGCGGTTTGCCGCTATCATGCTGATATCTCTTTGGCCGAGCCTGTCCGCAGCCTGGAGTGGCGGAGGCCATTCGATAATTGCCTACATAGCCGAAAGTCACCTGTCAGCTCAGGCTCGACGGGGGGTGCAGGATCTACTTAAAGAGGAAAACCTCAACTCAATTGAGCAGGTGGCAAACTGGGCAGATGCAATGCGATCGCTGAAGGTACCACAACAACCATCACATGCGCTGCGGCTCCCGCTTGACGGTTCGCCCTACGATCGGAAGCGTGACTGCGGCAACAACATGTGTGCGACATGGGCGATACAAGCTGCCATTAACTGTTTAGCCGATGCCAAGGCCACTTCAGAGGCGAAAATCACAGCGCTGAAGTATTTGGTTCATCTCACGGGCGATATCCATCAACCTCTTCACGCTAGCAAGGATACTGGACAGCGCAAGGTACTGTTCGCGGGCGAGCAACTGTCATTGCATCAAGTATGGGATGGCGGCATAACGCGATCGCTGAAGATTGGAAACCGTAAGCTGGCGGGGATGGTCGACCTGCAAATCCCAGACTCCACCGTCGACCTAGATCCTATTCATTGGGCATACGAGAGTCGAGACATAGCGCGGGACGAGATTTATCCTGAGCTACAAGGCCTCCCAACACAGAACGGCGCTACTGTCCTTCCAGCAGACTATGCTGAGCGCCATTGGCCAACCGTTGAGAAGCGCTTGAAACTTGCAGGCTTGCGCCTTGCCGGCGTTTTGAACGCCATATACTCCGGCAATGCTTCGCTAGTTAGCCAAGGTCCATCTCCCGAAGACACTGAAGAATAA
- the tnpB gene encoding IS66 family insertion sequence element accessory protein TnpB (TnpB, as the term is used for proteins encoded by IS66 family insertion elements, is considered an accessory protein, since TnpC, encoded by a neighboring gene, is a DDE family transposase.) produces MIAFPAGVKVWIAGGVTDMRCGMNSLALTVQEGLGRDPHGGEVFCFRGRKGDLIKVLWHDGVGMSLYLKRLEAGKFIWPVSQNGSAVPVSAAQLSYLLEGIDWRNPRWTQRPATAG; encoded by the coding sequence ATGATCGCCTTTCCGGCTGGGGTAAAGGTATGGATCGCGGGTGGTGTGACGGACATGCGTTGCGGCATGAATAGCCTGGCGCTGACGGTGCAGGAAGGACTTGGCCGCGATCCTCATGGCGGCGAGGTTTTCTGCTTCCGGGGGCGCAAGGGGGATCTGATCAAGGTCCTGTGGCATGACGGCGTCGGCATGTCGCTTTACCTGAAGCGGCTGGAGGCCGGCAAGTTCATCTGGCCGGTTAGTCAGAATGGCTCGGCGGTGCCCGTGTCGGCGGCGCAGTTGAGCTATCTCCTGGAAGGGATCGACTGGCGCAATCCCCGCTGGACGCAACGGCCTGCGACGGCCGGCTGA
- a CDS encoding YecA family protein, with protein MKAPKRAKLLTLDQLEAWFDKAEPAPPCRGVSTLNGFLTGLAAGPVFLLPNDWMFHVIGKHEEKAFVGNKTYAVIETIVDHYNLIAHQLTAPGRYAPMFMRTDDEEVLPGDWADGFYGAIKLNLAAWAPLMAEKQTGEPIMAILMQATEADLLEMVSAVYPRPPEALLKDAWRAIPTAVETIYAHCKPMRFNPGAPANDIS; from the coding sequence GTGAAGGCTCCCAAGCGTGCAAAGCTTCTGACGCTTGATCAGTTGGAGGCGTGGTTCGACAAGGCAGAGCCGGCGCCACCATGCCGGGGCGTGTCAACGCTCAATGGGTTCCTGACGGGATTGGCCGCAGGTCCGGTCTTCCTGCTTCCCAATGACTGGATGTTCCATGTCATTGGGAAGCACGAGGAAAAGGCCTTCGTCGGAAACAAGACCTACGCCGTGATCGAAACGATCGTCGATCACTACAACCTCATCGCTCACCAACTGACGGCGCCCGGCCGGTATGCACCGATGTTCATGCGCACGGATGATGAGGAAGTCCTGCCTGGCGATTGGGCCGATGGGTTCTATGGCGCCATCAAACTGAACCTGGCAGCCTGGGCGCCTCTCATGGCCGAGAAACAGACCGGCGAACCCATCATGGCCATATTGATGCAAGCCACCGAGGCAGATCTCCTCGAAATGGTCTCAGCAGTGTACCCGAGGCCGCCCGAGGCCCTCCTTAAAGACGCATGGCGTGCCATCCCAACCGCCGTCGAAACCATCTACGCGCACTGCAAACCAATGCGCTTCAATCCCGGCGCTCCAGCAAACGATATCTCGTAG
- a CDS encoding IS66 family transposase, with translation MLDRGQHLPRDPDILVGMILERDAEIERLKVLLKSAHAKPFGQRSEQLAHVVEGQIRLDLGDVAVESEVASESEGTGLPKMPRPARNHSQPRRNIGALPEHLERVVEVIEPSSLECACCQGKLHRIGEDQSEVLASRPATLYVLRTVRPKYACRACEAGIVQAKAKPRLFDGGLATTSMISNVVVWRYAWYLPLNRQVQMLKGQGVRLDTSTLCGWVKRSAWWLKSLYDKLLAYIHSHSRVFVDETRMPVLKRDRTRTKICQFWAHAVDDRPWNGPAYPAVAYVFAQGRGKTEIQSQLVRYSGILQVDAYKAYKSLTRPDRRAGSIALAYCLAHARRKFVDVFKKYKSELAKVVIERLAEVYAIEASIRATSAEHRLGVRQAKSKVLMADLKVLLMDALKDISAKDPVASAIKYTLGHWAGLTLFLEDGRLEVDSNTVERNMRSVALGRVNSLFAGSDGGAETWAILGSLLTTAKLNGLDPYTWLNDVLERIVSGEIKSTSLWRCLPWHWKQEHADMNMAVAA, from the coding sequence ATGCTCGATCGTGGCCAACATCTGCCGCGGGATCCTGACATTCTGGTCGGCATGATCCTGGAAAGAGACGCTGAAATCGAGCGTCTCAAGGTGCTGTTGAAGTCGGCCCATGCAAAGCCCTTTGGCCAACGATCCGAACAGTTAGCCCATGTGGTCGAAGGTCAGATCCGTCTCGATCTGGGAGACGTGGCCGTTGAGTCTGAGGTGGCTTCGGAAAGCGAAGGTACAGGCCTCCCGAAAATGCCGCGCCCGGCAAGGAACCATTCTCAGCCTCGTCGCAACATCGGCGCTTTGCCGGAGCATCTTGAGCGAGTTGTCGAGGTCATCGAGCCATCCTCGTTGGAATGTGCCTGCTGCCAGGGAAAGCTCCATCGTATCGGAGAAGACCAGAGCGAGGTCCTGGCGTCACGGCCGGCAACGCTCTATGTCCTGCGCACGGTGCGCCCGAAATATGCCTGCCGGGCCTGCGAGGCCGGCATCGTTCAAGCGAAGGCGAAGCCTCGGCTGTTCGACGGAGGGCTGGCCACGACGTCCATGATCAGCAATGTCGTGGTATGGCGATATGCTTGGTATCTGCCGCTCAACCGCCAGGTTCAGATGTTGAAGGGTCAGGGTGTCCGGCTCGATACGTCAACGCTTTGCGGTTGGGTGAAACGCTCCGCCTGGTGGCTGAAATCGCTCTACGACAAGCTATTAGCCTATATCCATAGTCATTCTCGGGTCTTTGTCGATGAAACCCGAATGCCGGTACTCAAGCGAGACCGAACACGAACCAAGATTTGTCAGTTCTGGGCTCACGCCGTGGACGATCGGCCCTGGAATGGTCCAGCCTATCCGGCTGTCGCCTATGTCTTTGCGCAAGGTCGGGGAAAGACGGAGATCCAGTCGCAGTTGGTCCGCTATAGCGGGATTTTGCAGGTTGATGCGTACAAGGCCTACAAGAGCCTGACCCGACCGGATCGCCGGGCCGGCAGCATTGCGCTTGCCTACTGCCTGGCCCATGCGCGTCGCAAGTTTGTCGATGTCTTCAAGAAGTACAAATCCGAGCTGGCCAAGGTGGTGATCGAACGCCTGGCTGAGGTCTATGCGATCGAGGCCTCAATCCGCGCAACGAGCGCCGAACACCGGCTCGGTGTCCGGCAAGCAAAGAGCAAGGTCCTGATGGCTGATCTGAAAGTGCTCCTGATGGACGCGCTCAAAGATATATCCGCCAAGGACCCAGTCGCTTCCGCCATCAAATACACGCTTGGCCATTGGGCTGGCCTGACCCTCTTCCTTGAGGATGGAAGACTTGAAGTCGATTCCAACACCGTCGAGCGTAATATGCGCAGCGTCGCACTCGGGCGCGTCAACAGCCTGTTCGCCGGCAGTGATGGCGGTGCCGAGACCTGGGCCATATTAGGCTCTTTGCTGACCACGGCCAAATTGAACGGGCTCGATCCCTATACCTGGCTCAATGACGTTCTTGAACGCATCGTGTCCGGGGAGATAAAGTCTACCTCGCTTTGGCGTTGCCTGCCGTGGCATTGGAAACAGGAACATGCGGATATGAACATGGCGGTAGCAGCGTGA
- the tnpB gene encoding IS66 family insertion sequence element accessory protein TnpB (TnpB, as the term is used for proteins encoded by IS66 family insertion elements, is considered an accessory protein, since TnpC, encoded by a neighboring gene, is a DDE family transposase.), with translation MISLGSDLRIMIASKPVDFRKGINGLAALVSTALGANPYSGDIYVFRSKRNDRLKMVVWDGSGMVLLTKVLEDRRFTWPAVHDGAVRLGASELALLLDGLDWTRVEKKPVKRPAKIA, from the coding sequence GTGATCTCACTTGGATCGGATTTGCGGATCATGATTGCTTCAAAACCGGTGGACTTCAGGAAGGGCATCAATGGGCTGGCGGCGCTGGTATCGACTGCGCTCGGCGCCAACCCATACTCAGGCGACATCTATGTCTTCCGCAGCAAGCGGAACGATCGTCTGAAGATGGTTGTCTGGGATGGCAGCGGCATGGTGCTGTTGACCAAGGTTTTGGAGGATCGGCGATTTACCTGGCCGGCTGTTCACGATGGAGCGGTTCGTCTCGGCGCCAGCGAATTGGCGCTTTTGCTCGATGGCCTGGACTGGACACGCGTGGAGAAGAAGCCGGTCAAACGGCCTGCAAAGATAGCGTGA
- a CDS encoding transposase: MDFGPVDFDEKASPHSADDNHQHYATSEVVDDRRAPRRVEVLLGKERRRRWSADEKAEITAASFVPGANISAVARQYGVSQGLLHYWRRCAREHMSDDEEMRFVPVVRADEGLGGPAAVTALMIRVEINGACAVIEGGIDEQALCMVFKALRASA, from the coding sequence ATGGATTTCGGACCAGTCGATTTCGACGAGAAGGCGTCACCGCATAGTGCTGATGACAATCATCAGCACTATGCTACGAGCGAAGTTGTCGATGATAGGCGGGCACCTCGCCGTGTCGAGGTTTTGCTCGGCAAAGAACGCCGGCGCCGTTGGAGCGCTGATGAGAAGGCGGAAATCACGGCGGCCAGCTTCGTGCCTGGTGCAAATATCTCTGCCGTTGCGCGCCAATATGGCGTGAGCCAGGGGCTGCTGCACTATTGGCGGCGCTGCGCGCGAGAGCACATGTCGGATGACGAGGAAATGCGCTTTGTGCCGGTTGTCAGGGCCGATGAAGGCTTGGGCGGCCCGGCCGCGGTGACGGCGCTGATGATCCGTGTCGAAATCAACGGCGCCTGTGCCGTGATCGAGGGTGGCATCGATGAGCAGGCACTGTGCATGGTGTTCAAAGCGCTCAGGGCCTCGGCGTGA
- a CDS encoding stealth conserved region 3 domain-containing protein, with translation MLNQRLSKIVSKYAILARNYLNERYPVTHLMLPAKQAEKWSTLFEQTVSGQAPTSVAEVLRRLDLGITRPYSDNPHEVDLSAFSIPFVMSSLANVADSTGARIFAMSKEGAWRKVESRRFKASVLNPTKNGRIELAVIGSQNALLSRHSITPWKEQRGVALAPGEHAPVKRMLFGSKRTELSTVVTPFSSPEPTDAVYTWVDSTAPSWRELIKPYKDPGAIDPDRFSHNDELRHSIRSLAMYAPWIRTVYIFSNCPAPDWFVSSDRYRWVMHDEVMPQEVLPTFNSHVIETYLHLLPGLSENFIYLNDDFFLSSNLNKNDFFTAYGQSVARLEPYGVIPYLRQLCKQDRAEEWQHAAVNGANLLQSVTGMLPVQMHRHAPYAFNKTLFQSLLDEFSGAAAVTRAARFRTKDDVSFASFLYHHYALSKGKCVESNENSMIVRHTNYRMFDKRSGHLALRFFCLNDGGGSSSHAEFGKFKKSFLPKLYPFKSEAEKS, from the coding sequence ATGCTAAATCAACGACTATCGAAGATAGTCAGTAAATACGCCATCCTTGCTCGAAATTATCTTAACGAAAGATATCCCGTCACCCATTTAATGCTTCCGGCTAAACAAGCCGAGAAATGGTCCACATTGTTCGAGCAGACTGTAAGCGGTCAGGCTCCAACGTCCGTTGCCGAAGTTTTGCGGCGACTAGACCTAGGCATTACTCGTCCGTATTCTGATAACCCGCACGAAGTAGATCTATCGGCATTTTCGATCCCGTTCGTTATGTCGTCCTTGGCGAACGTTGCTGACAGCACTGGCGCGCGCATCTTCGCTATGTCCAAAGAGGGAGCGTGGCGAAAGGTCGAGTCTCGGCGCTTCAAGGCGTCGGTACTGAACCCTACGAAGAACGGCCGCATCGAGCTTGCCGTAATTGGCAGCCAGAACGCTCTCCTGAGCCGCCATTCTATTACTCCTTGGAAAGAGCAGCGCGGAGTAGCACTTGCGCCAGGTGAACACGCCCCTGTAAAGCGGATGCTTTTCGGTAGCAAAAGGACCGAATTGAGCACGGTGGTGACTCCGTTCTCGTCTCCGGAGCCAACTGATGCGGTCTACACTTGGGTAGACAGCACGGCACCATCATGGAGAGAGTTGATCAAGCCTTACAAGGACCCTGGCGCTATTGATCCTGATCGGTTTAGCCATAATGACGAGCTACGTCACTCCATCCGATCACTAGCAATGTACGCGCCTTGGATTAGAACGGTTTACATCTTCTCCAATTGCCCGGCTCCAGATTGGTTTGTGTCATCGGATCGATATAGATGGGTCATGCACGACGAGGTGATGCCGCAGGAAGTTCTGCCCACGTTTAATTCTCACGTTATTGAAACCTATCTGCACCTCCTGCCGGGCTTGAGCGAGAACTTCATTTATTTGAATGATGACTTCTTCCTGTCCAGCAATCTGAACAAGAACGATTTCTTTACTGCGTACGGCCAGAGCGTGGCTCGGCTCGAGCCTTATGGCGTTATTCCCTACCTTCGCCAGCTCTGCAAACAAGACCGCGCGGAAGAATGGCAGCACGCGGCGGTTAACGGCGCCAATCTCCTACAGTCAGTCACTGGTATGCTACCAGTGCAGATGCACAGGCACGCACCATATGCGTTTAACAAAACGCTCTTTCAAAGCTTACTCGACGAGTTCAGCGGCGCAGCGGCAGTGACCCGTGCTGCGCGTTTCAGAACGAAGGACGACGTATCTTTCGCATCCTTCTTGTACCACCATTATGCCTTGAGCAAAGGTAAATGCGTCGAGAGCAACGAGAATTCGATGATTGTGCGCCACACAAACTATCGAATGTTTGATAAAAGGTCTGGCCATCTTGCTTTAAGGTTCTTCTGCCTGAATGACGGAGGCGGTAGCTCCTCTCACGCCGAGTTCGGAAAATTCAAGAAGTCGTTCCTGCCTAAGCTATACCCATTCAAGTCCGAAGCTGAGAAATCATGA
- a CDS encoding glycosyltransferase family A protein, whose protein sequence is MLFKFRRHPRLVLEKEAPSFIRKPVVALYNAIDRNGWLSDLIADPQLMYEDRLLYKRFRRRVSSVPSVSVIIATHNDRSTLRQSVMSILNQSISNVEIVIVDDCSTDGAATLIADLASKHNQIRVVTNERRLGTGASRNAGMLAATGDYVTFQDGDDTSSPYRLEHQLFALTANPRKKLATCNYVRVDQGGRRLEINDKRVMKCIISMMFPREEVLNEVGFFIGENVSEDADFYERIKIVFGPSCQVHVFRTLYFALFREVSSFFTSCESIAVRDRRVIFTRSQQTLAEWDALRKRHEDMRLGLLSPYHNPAISA, encoded by the coding sequence ATGCTTTTCAAATTTCGCAGGCACCCTCGATTAGTGCTCGAAAAAGAAGCTCCGTCTTTTATCCGAAAGCCCGTCGTAGCGCTATACAATGCGATTGATCGTAACGGCTGGCTTTCCGACCTTATCGCTGATCCACAGTTGATGTACGAAGACCGATTGCTCTACAAGAGGTTTCGCCGGAGAGTGTCATCTGTACCAAGCGTCAGTGTGATCATTGCTACCCACAACGATCGATCCACCCTGCGCCAGTCTGTGATGTCGATACTCAATCAGTCAATTTCGAATGTCGAGATTGTTATCGTTGATGATTGTAGTACGGACGGGGCTGCAACACTGATTGCTGATCTTGCATCGAAGCACAATCAGATTCGTGTAGTTACCAATGAACGGCGTCTGGGGACTGGTGCAAGCCGGAATGCCGGCATGCTCGCTGCAACGGGCGATTACGTAACATTCCAGGACGGAGACGACACTAGCTCGCCTTATCGGTTGGAGCATCAACTGTTCGCACTGACTGCCAACCCTCGCAAAAAGCTCGCGACGTGCAATTACGTGCGTGTCGATCAGGGCGGTCGGCGCCTGGAGATTAATGACAAGAGAGTAATGAAGTGCATCATTTCGATGATGTTTCCTCGCGAAGAGGTGTTAAACGAGGTCGGCTTCTTCATCGGAGAAAACGTCAGTGAGGACGCTGATTTCTACGAGCGGATAAAAATCGTTTTCGGCCCCTCTTGCCAAGTGCACGTTTTTCGGACCTTGTATTTTGCCCTATTCCGTGAGGTCTCGTCATTTTTTACTAGTTGCGAATCTATTGCTGTACGGGATCGCCGTGTGATTTTCACTCGTAGCCAGCAGACGCTCGCGGAGTGGGATGCCCTAAGGAAGCGGCACGAGGATATGAGGCTGGGTCTGCTTAGCCCCTACCATAACCCGGCGATCTCAGCTTGA
- a CDS encoding capsular biosynthesis protein: protein MYVFPMAGLSRRFTEAGFTVPKFMLPAGSMNLFQHSVYGFRDAFADEKFLFVYLGATCSEEFILESSDAIGLRAENVKLARLDNPTDGQATTVARGLEVGGVSPDEPITIFNIDTIYSGFEQPDLSKFANVAGYLDVFVGDGDHWSFVRPKHTDENIGEALEVTEKVRISNLCSSGLYQFASAATFMNEFDAIRNRPVAELQGHERYIAPLYNAMIQKGKTVVYRVMDADNIKFSGTPAEYRHFLTQIA, encoded by the coding sequence ATGTACGTCTTTCCCATGGCCGGCCTCAGCAGACGGTTTACTGAAGCGGGCTTCACCGTCCCGAAATTCATGTTGCCGGCGGGTTCGATGAACCTGTTCCAGCATTCGGTCTACGGCTTCCGCGACGCCTTCGCCGACGAGAAATTTCTGTTTGTCTATCTCGGTGCGACCTGCTCAGAGGAATTCATTCTGGAAAGTTCCGACGCGATCGGACTTCGTGCCGAAAACGTCAAGCTTGCGCGTCTCGACAACCCGACAGACGGCCAGGCGACAACGGTCGCGCGGGGGCTGGAGGTCGGCGGGGTCTCGCCTGACGAACCGATCACGATCTTCAATATCGACACGATCTATTCCGGTTTCGAGCAACCCGATTTGTCGAAATTCGCCAATGTCGCCGGATATCTCGACGTTTTTGTCGGCGACGGCGACCACTGGTCCTTCGTGCGCCCCAAGCATACGGACGAGAATATAGGGGAAGCCCTGGAAGTAACGGAAAAGGTTCGAATCTCGAACCTCTGCAGTTCCGGCCTTTACCAATTCGCCAGTGCCGCAACTTTCATGAATGAATTCGACGCGATCCGTAACCGGCCGGTCGCCGAGCTGCAGGGCCACGAACGCTACATTGCGCCGCTTTATAACGCCATGATCCAGAAGGGCAAAACCGTTGTCTACCGGGTGATGGATGCCGACAATATCAAGTTCAGCGGTACTCCTGCGGAGTACCGCCACTTTCTGACGCAGATAGCCTGA
- a CDS encoding capsular biosynthesis protein, with protein sequence MKIVIDLDDTITQPRPGESYENLSHNPEVVAKLVEYRNLGFTIAIHTARNMRTYAGNLGKINANTLPVIIQWLNEHGVPYDEIHIGKPWCENGGFYVDDKAIRPDEFARLSLDEIYALIGTGAKQ encoded by the coding sequence GTGAAAATTGTAATTGACCTTGACGATACGATAACCCAGCCCCGGCCTGGGGAGAGCTACGAAAATCTTTCCCATAATCCGGAGGTCGTGGCCAAGCTCGTTGAATATCGCAACCTAGGCTTCACGATTGCGATTCATACCGCACGCAACATGCGAACCTATGCCGGAAATCTCGGAAAGATAAATGCCAATACCTTGCCGGTGATCATTCAGTGGCTGAACGAACATGGCGTGCCCTATGACGAGATTCACATCGGCAAGCCCTGGTGTGAGAATGGTGGCTTTTACGTCGATGACAAAGCAATCAGGCCCGACGAATTTGCGCGGCTGAGCCTCGACGAGATCTATGCGCTTATTGGAACGGGAGCCAAGCAGTGA
- a CDS encoding glycosyltransferase, whose product MEKTIHFIWVSPTDSISLPADISSNLDRWRSLHPNFEQRIWGLADILALAARHGLDRAASCISACRLFAMKSDIARLLIMASEGGIYSDLKNSPRRPFLDTLATDHYPVVIGYPDDIQVAQKGNLSYFNGFLIGPRGHAFFRDCLDRACLNVEGRKTAPVFEITGGRVLEDCIGAPPRSDIRLMPGESVWGENALMTRITASYNGANNAQHWVNQQNQGDLYID is encoded by the coding sequence ATGGAGAAAACCATCCATTTTATCTGGGTTTCGCCGACGGACAGTATCTCTCTTCCGGCAGACATTTCTTCCAATCTCGATCGGTGGCGGAGCTTGCACCCCAATTTTGAACAGCGCATATGGGGCCTTGCTGATATCTTGGCTTTGGCCGCAAGGCACGGTCTCGACCGGGCCGCGTCATGCATATCCGCCTGCCGCCTGTTTGCCATGAAGTCGGATATTGCTCGGCTGCTCATCATGGCCTCCGAAGGGGGCATCTATTCCGATCTCAAGAATAGCCCGCGCCGGCCGTTTCTCGACACATTGGCGACGGACCACTATCCCGTAGTGATCGGGTATCCCGACGATATACAAGTGGCGCAAAAGGGCAACCTTTCCTATTTCAACGGCTTCCTTATCGGACCGCGAGGGCATGCCTTTTTCCGGGATTGCCTGGACAGGGCATGCCTCAACGTTGAGGGCCGAAAGACAGCGCCGGTTTTCGAAATCACCGGCGGAAGGGTTCTCGAAGATTGCATCGGGGCGCCACCCCGCAGCGATATAAGGCTCATGCCTGGAGAAAGCGTTTGGGGCGAGAATGCCTTGATGACACGCATAACCGCCTCTTATAATGGCGCCAACAATGCCCAGCACTGGGTGAACCAGCAGAATCAGGGCGATCTTTATATCGACTAG